A region of the Rubripirellula tenax genome:
GCTGGTCATCGTCATTTCGACTTTGACATCGTGACGACCTTCTTCGTTTTCATCGCCCACGCTGATGACATACACCAAACCCAGGTCAACAATGTTGACGTAAAGCTCGGGGTCGATGACTTGTTTTAAGGCTTCGCGAACCTTGTCTTCGGCAAGTGCCATGGGTGTCTCCGGTTATCGCTTTGCAAAAATAATGGGTGGGAAAAAATCACTCGTACTCGCGCACTTGCCGCGCGATCGCATCGCCGAGTGCGTTGCGGACGCTTTCAATCGAGATCCGATCAAAGATCTGTTGGAAGAAGCCGATCACAATCATTCGCGTCGCCTCTTTTTGGGTGAAGCCACGACAACGAGCGTAAAAGATTTGTTCCGCGTCCACTTGAGCGGTCGTGCTGCCGTGGGTGCAGCGAACATCGTCGGCCTCGATTTCCAATCCGGGAATCGAATCGGCCCGCGAGTTGTGCGAGAGCACTAGGTTGTCGTTCCGCTGATAGCCGTCGGTTTGCTGAGCAATCTTGTCGACCTTGATCATGCCCTTCCAAACGGTACGACTCTTGTCCTGCTGAGCCGCCTTGTAAAGGAAGTCACTGTGGCATTGTGGGGCGCGGTGATACTGCTGAGTGTGATAGGCCAAGTGTTGGCGGCCTTCGGTGAACATGACTCCATTGACCTGGCTATTCGCGCCACGTCCGATCAAGTCGACCGACTGGTTGACTTTGGACAACCCCGATCCCATCGCGGCAATCGTCCATTGGAGCGTCGCGTCACGATCAATGACTGCTTTTTGATGTGCGAAATGATACGTCTTCAAACCCCACTCTTGCAGGTTGACGTAACGCAGATGCGAGCCTGGTTTTTGGACCAGTTCGACGCTGCCGATGTGCAGTCCCGATGCGTTTGGTGAAACGCTGTTCGATTCGTGCAGCACCGTTGCTTCGGCGCCGTCTTCCAAAACGATCAATGTGTGCGTCGTATCCGTGCCACCGTCGGTCAAGACGGAACCGATATGAATGGGCCGATCGACGACGACGCCGCGCGGCACGTACAGGAATTGTCCGCCCGACCAGAACGCCGCATGCACCGCCGCAAACTTGTCGTAGTCAGGGTCGAATGCGGTGAACAGATACTTACGAACCAGATCGGGGTGCTCAGCGGCGATCCGTTCAAGACTGCCAAAGACAACACCCTTGGCCGCCAAAGCCGGATCAAGATTTTCGGCTGTGATGCAGCTATCGACCGTTTCAATCGATCCGCCCAGTTCGACGCCTTCGATCAACTGGTGAACCGCCCCGGTATCAACCGAAGCGACTTTCGCCGCCGCGTTGGGTGCCGAGAACTTCTTGATCTGGAAAGCTCGAATGTCCGTGCGGATCCACTCTTCGGCTCGCCGCTCGGGCCACTGCATCGCATCCGCGTGTTGCCACGCTTCGCGGCGCATATCGGTCAACCAATCGGGTTCGCTGCGTGATTCGAGAAAGGAATCAAATCCAGCGGTGTCAAAACTTAACTCTGTAGTGGCAGTCATCGGGAATATTTATCGGGGAGTTGTTTTCAAGAGCGGAACGTTGCCATGCATGCCGACAAAGACGATGCCGGCATACGGCTAGCCAACGCTGCCTTCCATTTGCAGCTGGATCAAGCGATTCATTTCGACGGCATATTCCATCGGCAATTCCTTGACCAGTGGCTCGATGAATCCGTTAACGATCATCGTGCTGGCCTCTTGTTCGGTCAGACCGCGGCTGAGCAGATAGAACATTTGCTCTTCACCGATACGCGACACGCTCGCCTCGTGACCGATCTGCACATCCTGTTCCGCGATTTCGATGTAGGGATACGTATCGCTGCGGCTTTCCGGATCCAGAATCAACGCGTCACAGACGACATTATTCTTGCTGTTGTGAGCCCCCGGTTCGACCTTGACCAGCCCGCGGTAGCTACTGCGGCCGCCGTTCTTGCTGATACTCTTTGAAATGATCTGACCGGTCGTATTCGGTGCCGCGTGAACCAGTTTGGCACCGGCGTCCTGGTGCTGGCCGGCGCTCGAAAACGCGATCGAAAGAATCTCTCCACGAGCCCCGGGTTCCATCATGTGGACCGCCGGATATTTCATCGTCAACTTGCTGCCCAAGTTGCCGTCGACCCATTCCATCGTCGCATCGCCGTAAGCGTAAGCACGCTTGGTGACCAGGTTGTAGATATTGTTGGCCCAGTTTTGAATCGTCGTGTAACGGCAACGGGCGTTGCGTTTCACCACAACTTCGACCACCGCGCTGTGAAGCGATTCGGTCGTGTACATCGGGGCCGTGCAGCCTTCGACATAGTGAACGCTGGCACCCTCGTCGACGATGATCAACGTCCGCTCGAATTGCCCCATGCTTTCCGCATTGATGCGAAAATATGCTTGAAGCGGGAAATCGATGTGAACGCCCTTGGGCACATAGATGAATGAACCGCCCGACCACACGGCGCTGTTGAGTGCCGCGAACTTGTTGTCGTTGTTGGGGATGATCTTACCGAAGTACTCTCGCAACATTTCCGGGTGTTCTCGAACGGCCGTATCCGTATCGGTGAACAGCACGCCCTGCTTTGCCAAGTCTTCTTCGAGCGAACCGTAGATCACTTCGCTTTCGAATTGTGCTTTGACACCCGACAAAAACTTTCGTTCAGCTTCGGGGATACCAAGCTTCTCGAACGTGTCCTTGATCTCTTGCGGAACATCGTCCCACGACTTGCCTTGACCCGCGGTCGGCTTCAAATAGTAATAGATGTCTTGGAAATCAATATCGATCGCGCCGCCCCACATCGGCATCGCACGCTCGTTGAAAATCTTCAGCGATTCCAAACGGTACTGACGCATCCAATCCGGTTCATTCTTGATGTCCGAGATTTGGTTGACGACTTCTTCGCTCAAGCCTTTCTTGGCCTTGAAGACACCGGTGGTTTCGGTGCGGAAGTTGTACTTATTGATTTCGCCGACTTGATCGGCTTCGCTTTCGGTGATGTCCGTAGCCATGTCGTATTCCTAGTGAGTATGTTCAGATGCGTTCGGTGAATGACACCGAGATCCACGGCAAAAATCGCCGTGCGACATTGTTTTAAACTGCTGCTTCTTCGGCCAACATTTCTTGGTTGGCCGCTTCGGCGTCGGGGTACGCTTTGCGAATTCGGTCGTAACCTTTCT
Encoded here:
- a CDS encoding metal-sulfur cluster assembly factor gives rise to the protein MALAEDKVREALKQVIDPELYVNIVDLGLVYVISVGDENEEGRHDVKVEMTMTSPMCPAGPQLVAGVKGAAEGMDEVESCEVKVVMEPPWSQDMMTDDARDHLGIF
- the sufD gene encoding Fe-S cluster assembly protein SufD encodes the protein MTATTELSFDTAGFDSFLESRSEPDWLTDMRREAWQHADAMQWPERRAEEWIRTDIRAFQIKKFSAPNAAAKVASVDTGAVHQLIEGVELGGSIETVDSCITAENLDPALAAKGVVFGSLERIAAEHPDLVRKYLFTAFDPDYDKFAAVHAAFWSGGQFLYVPRGVVVDRPIHIGSVLTDGGTDTTHTLIVLEDGAEATVLHESNSVSPNASGLHIGSVELVQKPGSHLRYVNLQEWGLKTYHFAHQKAVIDRDATLQWTIAAMGSGLSKVNQSVDLIGRGANSQVNGVMFTEGRQHLAYHTQQYHRAPQCHSDFLYKAAQQDKSRTVWKGMIKVDKIAQQTDGYQRNDNLVLSHNSRADSIPGLEIEADDVRCTHGSTTAQVDAEQIFYARCRGFTQKEATRMIVIGFFQQIFDRISIESVRNALGDAIARQVREYE
- the sufB gene encoding Fe-S cluster assembly protein SufB, coding for MATDITESEADQVGEINKYNFRTETTGVFKAKKGLSEEVVNQISDIKNEPDWMRQYRLESLKIFNERAMPMWGGAIDIDFQDIYYYLKPTAGQGKSWDDVPQEIKDTFEKLGIPEAERKFLSGVKAQFESEVIYGSLEEDLAKQGVLFTDTDTAVREHPEMLREYFGKIIPNNDNKFAALNSAVWSGGSFIYVPKGVHIDFPLQAYFRINAESMGQFERTLIIVDEGASVHYVEGCTAPMYTTESLHSAVVEVVVKRNARCRYTTIQNWANNIYNLVTKRAYAYGDATMEWVDGNLGSKLTMKYPAVHMMEPGARGEILSIAFSSAGQHQDAGAKLVHAAPNTTGQIISKSISKNGGRSSYRGLVKVEPGAHNSKNNVVCDALILDPESRSDTYPYIEIAEQDVQIGHEASVSRIGEEQMFYLLSRGLTEQEASTMIVNGFIEPLVKELPMEYAVEMNRLIQLQMEGSVG